The Persephonella sp. sequence AGATACTCCGACCGTTCCCCATTTTTTGTCTTTATCCCTGCTTTCTATTAGAACCCTTATTTTTGCTGCTGTTCCTGCACTTTCGTTAATTATTCTGACTTTGTAATCTATAAGCTCAACCTCTGCGAGGGATGGGTATATTCCAACGAGAGCTTTTTTCAAAGCTCTATCAAGGGCATTCACAGGACCAAAACCAAGAGAAGCTGTATGCTCATAATGGTTGTCTATCTTTATTCTGACCGTTGCTTCAGACACAGGCTCTTTGTCTGTGTACCTTCTTGCTATCAAAACCCTGTAAGCATCGAGATCAAAGTATTTTTTAAGCAATCCAAGATGTTTTCTTATAAGAAGCTCTAAAGATGCTTCCGCAGCCTCAAAATGATATCCATAGTTCTCCAGCCTTTTAATCTCATTAACAAGCTCTGCTATTCTTGGATCTTTTTCGTCTATATCAAAACCAAGCTCTCTTGCTTTATAGATTATGTTTGACTTTCCTGCAAGATCAGAAACAAGTATTTTTCTTTTGTTTCCAACTTTTTCAGGATCAATATGTTCGTAGAGCTTAGGATTTTTCAGCACGGCAGATGCATGAACCCCGCCTTTATGGGCAAAGGCGCTGTCACCAACATAAGGTATATTTTTGGGAACAGGAAGATTAACGATATCAGCAACAAAGTTTGAGACCTCTTTCAGTTTTCTGATTTTTTCTTCAGGTATGGTGGAGTATCCAAGTTTTAGAGAAAGATTTGGTATTATTGAGCAAAGGTTTGCGTTTCCACATCTTTCGCCAAAGCCGTTTATTGTTCCATGAACCTGAACAGCCCCGTTCAACACAGCAACAATAGAGTTCCATACAGCTGTGTCGCTGTCGTTGTGTGCATGTATTCCTAATTTTCCATCAAGACCTTTTTGTTTAATCTGTTTGATTATGTTTTCAATCTCATTTGGGAGTGTTCCACCGTTAGTGTCTGCGAGGACGAGAAAGTCTGCACCTGCCTCCTGAGCTGTTTTCATAACAGCATAAGCATATTCTGGGTTTGATTTATACCCGTCAAAAAAATGCTCACCTATGAACACAACCTCTTGTGTGTTCTCTTTAAGGTATCTGACAGTGTCAAAAACCATCTCAAGGTTGTTTTCAAGTGTAGTTTTGAGGGCTTCTGTAACATGAAGATCCCACGCTTTTCCAAATATAGTTATAACAGGTGTTTCTGCTTTTATAAGATTTTGAATAAGGGGATCGTCCTCAACTCTCAGGTAAGCTCTTCTTGTTGATCCAAAGGCGGCAATTTTTGAGTTTTTCAGTTTCAGGTTTTTAACCTGTTTAAAGTATTCATCATCTTTCGGATTTGAACCGGGCCAGCCTCCTTCAATATAATGAACCCCAAACTCATCAAGTTTTTCTGTTATTCTCAGTTTATCCTCAACAGAAACGCTTACACCTTCAGCCTGCGTTCCATCTCTTAAGGTTGTGTCGTATATGAATATCTGTTTCATCTTTTAATCCCCAAGATTTAAGGTTAAATTAAAATTTTAGCACACAATGTATGACAGTTTTTAGATGGATTTTATGAGATTTTACAGTCTTATGGGCACGCCTTTTTCTTTGAGAAACTCTTTTACTTCTGCTATTGTAAGCTGTTTAAAATGGAAAAGTGATGCTGCAAGGGCTGCGTCAGCCTTTCCTTCTGCAAAAGCCTGATAAAAGTGATGTTTGTTTCCTGCACCTCCTGATGCTATAACAGGAATGGTAACAGCTTCGCTTACAGCTCTTGTTAAAGGAATGTCATACCCGTTTTTTGTTCCGTCCCTGTCCATTGATGTTAGAAGTATCTCACCTGCCCCAAGATCTTCAACAGCTTTAGCCCATTCTACAGCGTCAATCCCTGTTGGAGTTCTTCCTCCGTGTATATAAACCTCCCATTTGTTATTGCTGACACGCTTTGCATCAATTGCAACAACTATCGTTGATGAGCCAAACCTGATTGCAGCAGATTCAACAAGAGAAGGGTCTTTTACGGCGGCTGTATTTATTGACACTTTATCTGCACCGCTTTCAAGGAGTTTTCTAATATCTTCAAGGGTTCTTACTCCCCCACCAACTGTAAGGGGCATAAAAACAGTTTCTGCAGTCTCTTTAACAACATCAAGGATTATTTCCCTGTCTTCTGCTGATGCTGTTATGTCTAAAAAAACAAGCTCGTCTGCCCCTGCTTCGTCATAGGCTTTGGCAGCCTCAACAGGATCGCCTGCATCAACAAGATTTACAAAGTTTACCCCTTTTACAACCCTACCCTTATTTACATCAAGACATGGTATTATCCGTTTTGCTAACATCTCCTCTCCTGATAGGTATGTCTTCTACATGTTTT is a genomic window containing:
- the hisF gene encoding imidazole glycerol phosphate synthase subunit HisF encodes the protein MLAKRIIPCLDVNKGRVVKGVNFVNLVDAGDPVEAAKAYDEAGADELVFLDITASAEDREIILDVVKETAETVFMPLTVGGGVRTLEDIRKLLESGADKVSINTAAVKDPSLVESAAIRFGSSTIVVAIDAKRVSNNKWEVYIHGGRTPTGIDAVEWAKAVEDLGAGEILLTSMDRDGTKNGYDIPLTRAVSEAVTIPVIASGGAGNKHHFYQAFAEGKADAALAASLFHFKQLTIAEVKEFLKEKGVPIRL
- the cimA gene encoding citramalate synthase, encoding MKQIFIYDTTLRDGTQAEGVSVSVEDKLRITEKLDEFGVHYIEGGWPGSNPKDDEYFKQVKNLKLKNSKIAAFGSTRRAYLRVEDDPLIQNLIKAETPVITIFGKAWDLHVTEALKTTLENNLEMVFDTVRYLKENTQEVVFIGEHFFDGYKSNPEYAYAVMKTAQEAGADFLVLADTNGGTLPNEIENIIKQIKQKGLDGKLGIHAHNDSDTAVWNSIVAVLNGAVQVHGTINGFGERCGNANLCSIIPNLSLKLGYSTIPEEKIRKLKEVSNFVADIVNLPVPKNIPYVGDSAFAHKGGVHASAVLKNPKLYEHIDPEKVGNKRKILVSDLAGKSNIIYKARELGFDIDEKDPRIAELVNEIKRLENYGYHFEAAEASLELLIRKHLGLLKKYFDLDAYRVLIARRYTDKEPVSEATVRIKIDNHYEHTASLGFGPVNALDRALKKALVGIYPSLAEVELIDYKVRIINESAGTAAKIRVLIESRDKDKKWGTVGVSDNVIEASWQAVVDSFIYKLVKDGV